CGTATGAAAGCCAAGGATCCAGCGTCGCAAGGTGCAGCCGGTCCGGAACATGGAAGAGATGCAGCAGAATCCATGTATTGAAGTGCAGCAGGTAGAGACAAAAGCTTGCCTCTCCCAGGATCGCAATCGGCCTCAGCGAAAGAAACCGCGTCATCCAATGCGAGCCGGTGAGCCCGAAGATCAGCGTTGCAAAGATCGGCGTCAACAAACCGCCATGCAGCATGACATAGGGCAACTTCTCAATCACCGTGTAGAAGATCGTCAGCACCGTACCCGCTGCGCTAACAGCCATCCACATCCGCACACGATCGCTCACATGGACGATGCTATGCAGACGTCCCAGCGTAATCCCCGCAAGGAAGATCGGTACATACGGAATCGGCGTGTACTTCACCGCGCGAATCCAGAACCCGTACGAGTACCTGTCCATGTGGGCGAGCCCGTCCGGATTGATCAAAAGATACGCCGTGGGTACGGTAAGCTCCAACAGCCAGAAACCGAAGAACAATGCGATGAGTCTGGAAGGAGACTTCGGCCACCAGTTTGCCCGATTGAGAAACGGAAACGCAAGGTAGAGCATCACCTCGGTCGACAGCGTCCACGCCACTGTGTTCCAGAAGGTCGCCAGCATTGGGTTCCATCCCTGCAGCAGCAGCGGCGTCAGGATGGTGCCTTCCCAGAAGTGCACATGCGTCTGGTAATGCCACTCCTGCGAATACATCTGGAGCGACACGATCAACGAAAGCAGGTAGACAGGATAGAGCCGCGCCATGCGCGCGAGGTAGAACTCGCGCACCTTCAGCGTAGCCGCACGTTCGCTGTAGTTATACGAAAGAATGAACCCCGAGATCAGCAGAAAGAAGCTGATGTAGGTAAATCCACTTTCGATCACCGGTTTGATCCACTCAATATGGGGCGGTGTGAAATGAAACAACATAATACCCAGCGCCAGAAACGTCCGCACTCCCGTCAATCCCGGAAGAGGAGGTTTGCGCACGGGCTTCAAGGGTACTTCCGGCATCTCTGAGTCCCGCTACAGCTAAGCCTTGTCCGAGATGACCAGGGAACCGATCTCTTCGCCCTGCACCGCCCGCAGAATATTTCCGCGCTCGCGCATGGAGAAGACCAGCATCGGCATGTTGTTATCGTGACAGAGCGAGACCGCAGCCGTATCCATGACCCGCAGCCCGCGCTGAATAATATCCATGTAAGTAATCCGGTCGAACTTCGTCGCATCCGGATCCTTCTTCGGATCGGCCGTATAGATACCGTCCACCGAAGTCGCCTTCAAGAGCACGTCGGCCTTGATCTCCATGGCGCGCAATGCAGCGGCAGTATCCGTCGAAAAGTAAGGATTCCCCGTGCCAGCACCGAAGATAACGATACGGTTCTTTTCCAGGTGACGCAGCGCGCGGCGACGAATATAAGGCTCCGCGACCTGGTGCATCGCAATGGCGGAGAGCACACGGCATTGGACGCCCTGCTTCTCAATGGCATCCTGCAACGCAATCGCATTGATCACGGTCGACAGCATGCCCATGTGATCCGCCGCGACGCGGTCCATGTGGATCGCCTGCTCCGCGACGCCACGGAAGAAGTTGCCGCCGCCCACAACGATGCCGACCTGGCAACCGCTGGCATGAAGCTCTGCAATCTCTTCCGCAATCCGGTGAACAAAAACGGCGTCAATGCCAAAACCACGGCCCGCAGCCAGCGCTTCTCCCGACAGTTTTAACAGGACTCTTTTGTACATTTCAAAATTGAGTATCGCACGAAGGCCTGCTTCCGGGCTCACTTTCAGACCGCCTGAAGCCCTTCAGGCCAGACGAACGAAGTCCTTGCGAAACCGCTCCCACCCTGCCTCCGCAAAGCAAATCAGCACTGTATCGCCAGGCACCTCCAGAACCTTGCCTCACCGAAGTGCGGGTGGCGCACGATGTCGCCTGAGCAAATGGCATGTTATGCATTGAGTCGTCTCAATTGGGAAATACCCCGTGCCCCATTCTTTCGCGGCTTCATGCGAAAGGGTGGGGTCGCGCAGAGCGCACAAACCGGATTTGTCGGGAAGCGAAAGAAGGAGATTCTCTCAAAAGATTTCAGAGACAATAAAAGAGCCCGGACCGAAGTCCGGGCTCTTCCAACTCAAAACAAATTACGCCTGAGGCTCTTCCGTAACAACCTTTGCCTGGGCGACGGTGAACGTCGGCTCACCCACCTTGAAGCGTGCGAAGCGGCGAACGGAGATATTCTCGCCGAGCTTTGCAATCTTCGTAGCGATGATCTGCTTCACCGACTGGCCCTGCTCCTTGATGAAGGGCTGCTCCAGGAGGCAGACTTCTTCGTAGAACTTGCTCATCTTGCCTTCGACGATCTTCTCGACGAACTCAGGCTTCTTGCCGGTGGCCAGGGCCTGTGCGCGGAAAACATCCTTCTCGCGAGCGAGATCGGCTTCGGTGACTTCTTCCTTACCCACATAGCGGGGATCGGTTGCAGCGATGTGCATCGAGATGTCGCGGAGAAGCTCCTGGAAGTCTTCCGTGCGGGCAACAAAATCGCTCTCGCAGTTCAGCTCCAGAAGAACGCCGATCTTGCCGCCTGCGTGGATGTACGTACCCACAGCACCTTCGTTGGTCGTGCGCGAAGCCTTCTTCGCCGCCGACGCCATGCCGCGCTTACGCAGAACGACGAACGCGTTCTCCATATCGCCCTGTGCTTCCTGCAGCGCCTTCAGGCAGTCGCCCATGGGAGCACCGCTCTTCTCGCGGAGTTCCTTCACCAGTTTCGCGTCAATCTTCGCTGTTTCGGTTGCCATGATGATTTCCTTTTCTAGGTTCAGATCTTATGTTTTGTGCGGCCAGCATGTGTGGACGCAAAAAGAGCGTGGCGCCATCTGGAAGCAGGCAGCCACGCTCTCAATGAGGAATCGTGAACAGCCTCTTACGCGCCTGCCTCGGCTGCAACCACTTCGGGCTCAGCTTCAGTCTCGCTCGCAGGGGCCTTGCGGATACCGCCGCCAAGAGCAGCTTCGAGGTCAACAGTCTCTTCCTCGTCAGCAGCTACCGGGGTGGACTCGGCAAATGGGGTAGCAGCGGGAGCAGCTTCTGCTTCCTCGCCGAGGAAATGAGCTTCCGTCATCACGGGCATGATGTCAGAGGTCTCCTGCGCAAACGCCTTGTCGGAGATCATCTGCACGCCTTCCGCAGCGGAGTCAGCAATCTTCGTGGTGAAGAGGCGGATCGCGCGCAGGGCGTCATCGTTACCAGGAATCACGTAGTCGACCACGGTCGGATCGCAGTTCGTATCCACAACCGCGACGACTGGGATACCAAGCTTGCGAGCTTCTGCGACGGCGATGGCTTCGTTGTTCGAATCCACAACAAAGATCGCATCGGGAAGACGACGCATCGCCTTAATACCGGAGAGGTTCGTCGCCAGGCTCTTGCGCTCGCGCTCCAGCTTGATGACTTCCTTCTTGGTGAGAAGCTCGTAACGTCCATCGGTGGACATCTCGTCCAGCTCCTGGAGGCGCTTGACCGACTTCTGTACCGTAACCCAGTTGGTCAGAAGACCACCGAGCCAGCGGGAGTTGATGTACGGCATGCCCGCACGGGTCGCTTCTTCCGCAATCGCATCCTGCGCCTGGCGCTTGGTGCCGACAAAGAGGATCAGCTTGCCGGAAGAGGTAAGGTCCGTCACAAACTTCGACGCTTCCTTGAACATCTTCAGGGTCTTCTGCAGATCAATGATGTAAATACCGTTGCGCTCGCCGAAGATATATTCCTTCATCTTCGGGTTCCAGCGCTTCGTCTGATGTCCGAAGTGAACGCCAGCTTCGAGCAACTCCTTCATCGTTATGCTTGCCATATCTTCAACTCTTTCTTGAGAGCATCCTCGGCAATGGCCGGGATTGGTCCCTGGTTCGGGAAATTTGACTCCGGTTGGTAGAACGAAACCGGAGCGCGAAGACCGAAGTCTCCGCGCCCCGGCAGGAAGATTACCGCTTCGAGAACTGGAAGCGCTTACGTGCGCCCTTCTGACCGTACTTCTTACGCTCCTTGATGCGAGCGTCGCGGGTCAGGAGGCCGTCGGCCTTGAGCACCTTGCGGAGCTCGATGTTGAACTCAAGCAATGCACGAGCGATACCCATCTTCACAGCATCGGCCTGCGCCATGACGCCGCCGCCCTTGACTGTGGTGATGATGTCGAACTGGCCTTCGACCGAGGCAGTCTGCAGAGTCCGCTTGGCGGACGCGCGCTGCTGCTCGGTCACGAAGTAGACCTCAGAGGCCTTGCCGTTGACCGTAAAGTTTCCGCCGCCAGGACGAAGAAATACGCGAGCGACCGCAGACTTGCGACGCCCCGTGCCGTAGTACTGAACCAGATCTGCCATAATCCCTCGAAACTCCCTTTATGCCGTTACTTCAAGCGGTTCTGGCTGCTGAGCCAGATGCGGATGCTTGTCGCCGCGATAAACCTTTAGCTTCGTCGCCATCTGGCGGCCCATCTTGCTCTTGGGCAGCATGCCCTTGATCGCCTGCTCCAGAATCATCTCCGGCTTGCGAACGAGCAGCTTGGAGAACTCTTCCTCACGCAGACCGCCGGGGAAACCCGTGTAGCGGCGATACATCTTCTGCTGGCTCTTGAGACCCGTCAGAACAATCTTCTCCGCATTGATCACAACAACATGGTCGCCCACATCGATGTAGGGGGTGTACTGGGTGCTGTTCTTGCCCGTCAGCACACGTGCTGCGCCGCTGGCGAAACGTCCCAGTGTCTTGCCGGTGGCGTCCAGGACGAACCACTTGCGCTTGATATCTTTCGAGCTCGGTACAAAAGTGCCCATCGTGTTTCTCCGCTCTAAAACTCTTGAATCTAAAACCCTTGCAAACTCTTCGCCATGGGAAATCTCAACCTGCAGAACACAACATCCAGCCAACACGAGCCCAAATTCCGGCCACATGCTTGGAGCAAATGGAGTGGGTGCTTTGGGGGCCCGACTTCTCTCTGGAAACAGCTTGCCGCAATCAAGCAGCCGAGCCACTCTCCGGAAGGTAGTCCGCTGACCAATAGCCAGCTTTGCCCCGGGTGGATCCACCACGCGTTCACGTTACAGTTCCAAAAGACACAGGAGGCCGTAGCGCGAATCTACGCGAGTCCTAAGAATAGCCGGAAGAGGCTGTAGAGTCAACCAAAACGGGGCGGAAAACCTCTCGCCAGCCGCTAAAGTTTACCCACCAGGGTGCCCTTTAGGGAATGGACCGCCGGCACGAGCTTTTTCTTCGGATCCAGGCGGTAAACAATCAGCAGATTGCGGTCCGGATCGTCCATCGCTGGAAACTCCGCCACCCGCGTCAACTGGTAAAACTGCGCGAGCGAGTCCATCTTGTCGTCTTCCACATAATTCCAGGCGATGAACCACCCCGGCTTGTACGCCGCAATCCGGTCCTGCAACTCCATCGTCCCGAAGTCGTCGCAGATGGAAGGCAGCCCCGTCATCAGGGTCAGGTCGCTTCCACTGATCGAAAGCACGGTGCGGCTATGACCGTGCTCCGCATCGACGACACCCTTCACCCTGGCTGCTGCATCCGCAAAGCTGTACTGAGGATGCCGGACAAAGTGCAGCGTCTCCCGCGCGTGTACCGCGCCCACCGCCGCGAAAATGCACGCAAAGACTACAGCCGCAGGCTTCCATTCGCTGGACAAGTCCTCGGCCCCGCGCACCGCCAGGATCGTCAACGGGACCGCCACCACCATGTAATACCGTGGCTGCAACGAGGCGTGATACGCCAGAAAAGCGAAGTAGCCCGCGATCCATAGTATGCAACCGGTAAACAACGGATCGCTCCAGATCCGTCTGCGAAAAATCGCCACAACGACAACAAAGACCGCGATGACGCAGATCGCTGGGCTCGTCCAGGCCGCGTTGTGAATGGTGTCCGTCACGACACTCCAGAAGGTCGCCCGCGTGATCCCCGTGTATTGGTTCGCCTGGAAAAGGTATTTGAAATCAGCGAGATAATAAGGCCGAATGGCCAGGACGAAGTACGTCCCAACGATCGCCGTCGCCGTCACACCCGCCATCACCGTTGAGAGGGCAAACCTTTTCCAGACCCGTCCCTCCCCGCACCATAGCATCCACAAGACTGCAGGCATCAGGCAGATAGCCGTCGTCTTTGTCCCGATCATCAGCGCCGCCAGGACGCCCAGACCAATCACTCTGGCCCATGACTTAATCCTGTTAGGAAAGGGGGTCCAAGCCAACCACATGGCCATCAGGGTTAACAGGATCAACATCGGTTCCAGGATTGCCATCCGTCCAAAAGCGTAAAGAAAGGGACTCACAGAAAGCATCGCCACGGCTACCGCCGGGGAGAGTTGTGCCACCAGCGCCGTTTCCCTTCCCGTGCCCCGTTTTCGCATCAGGACATAGACTGCCATCACGATGCCCACAAACACCGCGACCGCCAGCGATCTGGCCGGAACGATACCTACCCCCGTCACGCTGAAGAGCATGCCTTCCAGAAGAGGCCAAACCGGAAGCGCTGCTGCAGGATTGAAGTCCCCCGGAACTTGCCACGCCCCACGCAGGTAGTAGCGGATGGCGGCGTCTCCGTACCAACCCTCATCCGTGTATTTGGCCCAGTCCACCCAGGGAGAGTGATTGGGAAAGTCGGCCCGCAGATGCAGCGTGTGCAGAAAAAGAAAAACCCCGGCGATCGCAAAAAGGGTGACCTGGCCCAGACGGTTCTTCAAATCTTTTCCTCCACCAAACACGGAGATATCTGAACAGGAAGGACTTTTGCTTGCCGACATGTTAAACGGGAAAATCCGGATTCAGTTCCCAAAATTGCTCATTCGTAGGAGAGCGCGTCGATGGGATCTTTCCGTGAAGCCTTCCAGGCGGGATACAGCGCGCCTAACAGAGCTCCCACAAAGGCGATGAGAACGGAGCGGAGTACCCAGGCGGGTGTGACCGCAAACTCCATCGTCGGAAACTTGACGTGAAAAATGGAGCGCATCAGATACGTCACGCCTACGCCCAGAGCGATCCCGCAGACAGCCAGCATTCCCGTTTCACGCAGCACCACCGAGAGAATATAAAACCGCGATGCGCCCAGAGATTTCAGAATGCCGATCTCGCGCGTCCGCTCCATGACCGCCGTATACATCGACTGGAAGATCACGATGAAGCCGATGATGATGGCGATCCCAATGACCACGTTCAACGCAATGTTGAATCCCGGAAACTTCTCGGGCGTCAATGCTGAAAGAAATTCATCCAGCGTCTGTACGTCGTACTGCTCCATACCGTCCGTGTGTTTAATCGCCTGGCGGATCTCTTCCTGGTACTTCGGCGAGTCTTCCGTTTTGAGGTAGAACATGCTCGCCCGGCCCTCGGAATGCTCGATCGAGTTCATCGTGTCGATCGGAACGAACTTGCGTCCGCCTTTGCCATGTTCCACAATCCCGCTGACGCGGAAGGTGTGATGCATCACGTCCATGGGATCGCCTATATGAAGGCCCTTGCCGGAGTTCGCCGTAAAGTCGTCAATGATAATGTCATCCGGTCCCTGGAACGGGCCACCCTGCAGAAAAACAAAGGGCTTCAGGGCATTGAAGCTGGCATAGTCGATGCCATAGATGTTCTCGATCGACGCGCCCGCGGTCAGCTGAATATAGACAGGCGAGGCCACCAGAACGTGCGGGATCTTCTCGAAGATCGCCGATGCCTTCGCAGGCGCTGCCGCTCCACTGACGCCGATGAGGTTGCTGGTCGTTCCGGGGCGGGCAATCATGTCCATGCCGATGCCGCTATTGCGCGTCTTCTGTCCGTTCAACATACCCAGCATGATCGCCGCAATGGAGAGGATCATGATGACCTCAATCGCAACGGCAAGCGCGCTGATGATGGAGCGGAGGGGACGATATACCAGATTGCCAAGTACAAGCCTGTTCATGTCTGTCCATTGTACTGTTGGCAGACTTTGAGACAGGCGATGGAGGGCTAAGCCCCCACCACAGGAGCCGTAATCGGAGCCAAAGGGTCGCCTACTTTTACTGGCAAAGGAACCGCAACGCCATTCTTGTCCACTTCATTCGATTCGACATAGAAATGGGTGAGATTGGCCTGTCCGAACGACGTCGTAATCGCAACATCGGCGGCATCGCGTCCGGCAGCCATTAACAACCGTCCCATTCTGGGCTGATTGTGGCGCGCATCCATATCCCACCAGCGTCCACTCAGCCAGACCTGATACCAGGCACTGAAATCTCCCGCGCCCGCATACGGCACGCGAATGTCACCCAGATATCCGGTCACATAACGCGCCGGAATGTTCATCGCACGGCTCAGCGTGACCGCAAGATGTTGGAAGTCCCGGCAGACGCCTTCTCGCTCGGTGAAGACATCCATTGCCGTCTTCGTCGAGCGGGCTTTCTTGTAATCAAACGCAACCTTGTCGTGGACCCAGTCACGGATCGCCGATGCCCTGCTCCATCCTGGAAGCGTCCATTGGAAGAGATCGCTCGCAATCGCACCGAAGCGGTCCACCTCGCAGTAACGGCTGGAGAGTAGGAACTGCAGGGTATGATCCGGAAGATCCTGGATGGGGTGCTGGATCGCGTTGTATCCCTGCAGGTCCGGCTCTCCGCCGATCTCAACAAGATTCTTCCCACACAGACGCAGTGCTCCTGGGGGCGCCGTAAAGCGTGAGCACCTGTTTCCGAAGGAGTCCAGGTAATCGAAGGGCGTGAGTTCCGTCCGCGAGTTCATGTTGATATATTCCACGTTCAGATCGTCGCTGCTCCGCAACGCACCATCCAGCGACGGATGCAGGTGCAACATCGTCACCATCGGTGTCTCAACCGGCAGGTGGAACTGAATATCGAACTCCGATCGGATCAACATAGTCTTAATTTTATGCAGATTGCAGCATTTTCGTTGCTTGCAACTACTATTGCGGGCTTAAAACGACAACAGGCGAAGGTGGTATGGACCCTCGCCTGCTCTCATTCTTTCGCACCCCTATGCCTGACTTCAGGCTAACGGCTGGCGACAACCTCGCCCACACCAGCGCCGACGCGCAAGGCTTCAGCCTTGTCCGTCTTCTCCCAAGTAAACGTGTCGCCCGAACGTCCAAAGTGGCCGTAAGCAGCTGTCAGCTTGAAGATCGGGCGACGCAGATCCAGCGTTTCGATGATGCCCTTGGGCGTCAGCTTGAAGTTTTTGCGGACCAGATCTTCCAGCTTGTCTTCGGCAACCGTTCCGGTACCGAAGGTGTCCACCAGAACGCTGACCGGTTCGGCCACGCCGATTGCGTAAGCCAACTGCACTTCGCAGCGATCCGCCAGACCCGCCGCGACGATGTTCTTCGCCACATAACGCGCCATATACGCCGCAGAACGATCCACCTTGGTGGAGTCCTTGCCGCTGAACGCTCCGCCGCCGTGGCGTCCCATGCCACCATAGGTGTCCACGATGATCTTGCGACCCGTGAGACCCGTATCACCCATAGGTCCACCGATAACGAAGCGTCCCGTCGGATTGATGTGATATTTCGTGTCCGCATCCAGGAGCTCCGCGGGAATCACGGCCTGAATCACATTCTTCAGGATGTCCGCGCGCAGCGTCTCATTGGTGACTTCTTCCGCATGCTGTGTCGAGATAACGACCGCATCCACACGGACAGGCTTGTGGTTCGAGTCATACTCGACCGTCACCTGGCTCTTGCCATCGGGACGGAGGTACGACATCAGACCGGACTTTCGCACTTCGCTGAGCTTGGAAGCCAGCTTGTGCGCGAGCGAGATCGGCGTCGGCATGAGCTCAGGCGTCTCGTTGGTTGCATAGCCGAACATCATTCCCTGGTCGCCAGCGCCGCCGGTGTCCACACCCTGCGCAATGTCAGGAGACTGCTTGTTGATCGTCGAAATCACCGCGCAGGTGTTCGAATCGAAGCCATAGGCGGCGTTGTTGTACCCGATATCGGAGACGGTATCACGCACCAGCTTCTGAAAGTCGACATACGCTTCGGTCGTGATCTCACCGGCGATGACGACCAGGCCTGTGCAGGTCAGCGTCTCGCATGCAACACGGCTCATCGGGTCCTGCGCCAGGCAGGCATCCAGGATGGCATCGGAGATCTGGTCGGCGATCTTGTCGGGATGGCCTTCGGTAACGGACTCGGACGTAAATAGGAAACGATCGCGCTTAGACAAAACTTCTCCTCCACCTGCAAAACCTTTGAATTAACTCATATCAGTTTACCGTAAAGGCAAAATCGACTCTACCAGACTGATTCTGGGGAATTTCAACTGGGCGGGTTTTCAGACGAGTTCCCGCCTAATGAGCGGTCTAAACTAATAGCCCTTTTATGCAAGGCCCTTGCATAGAGCGTTCCGTCCAAGCTCTCAGTCAGATAGAGGAAGACAAACTATGCCAACGAAGCAACAACCGATCCACTCCGGTTTCGGATCGAACACCACCGCTGCGGAGACGTTGAAAGGCATGAACCTCAGCGGCAAGGTAGCCATTGTCACGGGAGGATATGCCGGGATCGGTCTCGAAACTACGCGTGCCCTCGCTGAAGCCGGTGCCACGGTGCTCGTCCCGAGCCGCACCCCTGAGAAAGCACGCCGGGCCTTGCACGGCATTTCCCATGTAGAACAGGGCCGTCTCGAACTCTTCGATCCAACTTCTATTGATGCCTTCGCCAGCGAGTTCCTTGCAAGTGGCCGCCCACTGCATATTTTGATCAACAACGCCGGCATTATGGCGTCGCCCCTGGAACGGGATACGCGAGGGTACGAATCGCAGTTTGCCATCAATCATCTAGGCCACTTTCAACTCACAGCGCGCCTTTGGCCGGCTCTCCGCAAAGCAAACGGCGCACGGATCGTATCGCTTTCCTCCCGCGGTCATCAGATCACCGGAGTCGACTTTGGCGATCCCAATTTCAATCGTCGCCCCTATGACAGATGGTCTGCTTATGGCCAATCAAAAACAGCGAACATTCTGTTCGCCGTGGAACTTGACCGGCGTGGCGAAGCGAGTGGAGTGCGTGCCTTTTCGGTTCACCCTGGGGCAATCTATACAGACCTCGCTCGTCATATGACAGACGAGGAACTCAAAGGCCGAGGATTTACCCGCAACGATCGCCACGGATCCAGTCCGGCAGGCCAATCAGTTGAGGAAGGAGGCGAATTTAAGACTCTTGAACAGGGTGCGGCGACATCGACCTGGTGCGGGACCAGCCCTCAACTCGCAGGAGTGGGCGGCGTTTACTGCGAGGACGTTGAAATCGCCCAGATCTCGGAATCGAACATTCCACTCAAGCCCGGCTTGAGACCTTACGCTATCGATTCAAAGGCAGCGAAAGGCTTGTGGACCCTCAGTGAAGGACTCACAGGAGTGAAGTTCCACGCTTAACTTGGGTCAATCTCAAAAAGAAGCACGAATTGACACAGGTCGATCACGCGTTTGCTCTGTAATCATTCTTATGAAAATTTCTTTCATCACTCTTCCCGTATTCGGCCATTTGAATCCCATGATCGCGTTAGCGCGGAAAGTTCAATCGCTCGGCCACGATGTTTCTTTAATCTCCGCAGTCGACGCGGAGCCGTTCGCCCGAACTGCCAACCTGCGCTTCATCCCTGTGGGTGAGAACGAATTTCCAATCGGGTCCCACGTCTACGTGGAGAAACTTCACAGTGAGCTGACCGCAGGTGAGGAAGGCCTTCGCACCGTCTTCTCGCTTCTGGGCCACGTAGCCGGGTCACTGTTACGGCCTTTGGAACAAGCTCTCGTAAAAGAGGGGAGCGAAGCAGTCGTGCTCGATACGTATCAGAAATATATGGAACTGGTCCCGATCCATCTGGGTCTGCCTTATATCCATGTGTCGAACGCATTGCATTTCGATGTTTCCGGAGAAACTCCGCTCTGCTTTTTCGATTGGCCGCACAGCACCGATCCGGAAGCAAAGAAGAGAAATCTGGAAGGAGTAGAAGTTTTCAGATCGCTTCTGGAGCCATCTCTCGAAGCAGCAAAAAAATATGCCGAGGAAGTCGGTCTCAGCGTGGATTGGAAGGACTTATCCACGACCACTTCGAAGCTCGCCTGGATCACACAAATCCCTAAAGACCTGGATTTTAGTGGCCCGGAGCCATCGCCTTACACCAACACCGGTTCTTTTCAGGACGACTCCGCGCGGCCTGAAGTGGCTTTTCCCTGGGAAGAACTCTCCGATGCGCCGCTTGTGTACGCCTCCATGGGAACGCTGCAAACTGGTCTGCGCCAT
This genomic stretch from Terriglobus saanensis SP1PR4 harbors:
- a CDS encoding nucleotide disphospho-sugar-binding domain-containing protein, with the translated sequence MKISFITLPVFGHLNPMIALARKVQSLGHDVSLISAVDAEPFARTANLRFIPVGENEFPIGSHVYVEKLHSELTAGEEGLRTVFSLLGHVAGSLLRPLEQALVKEGSEAVVLDTYQKYMELVPIHLGLPYIHVSNALHFDVSGETPLCFFDWPHSTDPEAKKRNLEGVEVFRSLLEPSLEAAKKYAEEVGLSVDWKDLSTTTSKLAWITQIPKDLDFSGPEPSPYTNTGSFQDDSARPEVAFPWEELSDAPLVYASMGTLQTGLRHVFEIIRNVAADHSQYQFVIAIGGVLDPAQFDPLPSNVILVRRAPQLELLKRAHLCITHAGLNTVLEALSQGVPLVAIPVTNDQPGVAARLVAKKVGLATSLEELTQPRLSELVTEVLENPLYRKNAQKMQAAIFSRDGLSLAANLIDKAFSQAQKSQ
- a CDS encoding oxidoreductase, with protein sequence MPTKQQPIHSGFGSNTTAAETLKGMNLSGKVAIVTGGYAGIGLETTRALAEAGATVLVPSRTPEKARRALHGISHVEQGRLELFDPTSIDAFASEFLASGRPLHILINNAGIMASPLERDTRGYESQFAINHLGHFQLTARLWPALRKANGARIVSLSSRGHQITGVDFGDPNFNRRPYDRWSAYGQSKTANILFAVELDRRGEASGVRAFSVHPGAIYTDLARHMTDEELKGRGFTRNDRHGSSPAGQSVEEGGEFKTLEQGAATSTWCGTSPQLAGVGGVYCEDVEIAQISESNIPLKPGLRPYAIDSKAAKGLWTLSEGLTGVKFHA